A DNA window from Massilia putida contains the following coding sequences:
- the mrtJ gene encoding JDVT-CTERM system glutamic-type intramembrane protease MrtJ, which yields MPSIVLMSQHLVCTGQVVAPDAVALARLLLLAPVLEEWVVRGGLQEWLIRRAAPLPAALSAAAFALLHLGSGWRAAGLVLAPGLVLALLYQRSRDWRLCALAHCGMNALALGGCVL from the coding sequence ATGCCATCCATTGTCCTGATGTCCCAGCACCTGGTCTGTACGGGCCAGGTCGTCGCGCCCGATGCCGTCGCGCTGGCGCGCCTGCTGTTGCTGGCGCCCGTGCTGGAGGAGTGGGTGGTGCGGGGCGGATTGCAGGAGTGGCTGATCCGGCGTGCTGCCCCGCTGCCGGCGGCCCTGTCGGCGGCCGCGTTCGCGCTGCTGCATCTCGGTTCCGGCTGGCGCGCGGCAGGGCTGGTGCTGGCGCCGGGACTGGTGCTGGCGCTGCTCTACCAGCGCAGCCGCGACTGGCGCCTGTGCGCACTGGCGCACTGCGGGATGAATGCACTGGCCCTCGGTGGCTGTGTCCTTTGA
- a CDS encoding DUF924 family protein produces MTPQDVLDFWFGAPGSAEAGKPRREWFVKKDTFDDIIRDRFGATIDQALAGGLREWDGQGPQGLLARILVLDQFTRNAYRNTPQSFAGDALALAAARTLVDSGADRELPPLQRAFAYMPFEHAEDAYMQERAVELFGVLAAGHPGFDEMLDYAHRHRGVIARFGRFPHRNAILGRASTPEEEEFLRQPGSRF; encoded by the coding sequence ATGACACCCCAGGACGTTCTCGATTTCTGGTTCGGCGCACCGGGCAGCGCGGAGGCGGGTAAGCCGCGCCGCGAATGGTTCGTCAAGAAGGATACATTCGACGATATCATCCGCGACCGCTTCGGCGCGACGATCGATCAGGCGCTGGCCGGCGGCCTGCGCGAGTGGGATGGGCAAGGACCGCAAGGCCTGCTGGCCCGCATCCTCGTGCTCGACCAGTTCACCCGCAACGCCTACCGCAACACGCCGCAGTCGTTCGCCGGCGATGCTCTCGCGCTGGCCGCCGCGCGCACCCTCGTCGACAGCGGCGCCGACCGGGAGCTTCCACCGCTGCAGCGCGCCTTCGCCTACATGCCGTTCGAGCACGCCGAGGACGCGTACATGCAGGAGCGCGCCGTCGAACTGTTCGGCGTGCTGGCGGCCGGACACCCGGGCTTCGACGAGATGCTCGATTACGCGCACCGCCACCGCGGCGTGATCGCGCGCTTCGGCCGCTTCCCACACCGTAACGCCATCCTCGGGCGCGCGTCGACGCCGGAAGAAGAGGAATTCCTGCGCCAGCCGGGTTCCCGTTTCTGA
- a CDS encoding MAPEG family protein, with translation MVLTAWATLAALGVYFWTGVMAGWARNKYKVPAPSMEGPLPFQSFQRVQANTLEQLPLVLAPLWLCGHYLGDRWAAAGGLLWCAGRILYALGYYRDPSKRELGFIVGMVACGALVAGSAIGLLSQ, from the coding sequence ATGGTTTTGACCGCATGGGCGACCTTGGCCGCACTCGGCGTCTATTTCTGGACGGGCGTGATGGCCGGCTGGGCGAGAAACAAATACAAGGTGCCGGCGCCCTCGATGGAGGGGCCGCTGCCGTTCCAGAGCTTTCAACGCGTGCAGGCGAACACGTTGGAACAATTGCCGCTCGTGCTGGCCCCGCTGTGGCTGTGCGGCCACTACCTGGGCGACCGCTGGGCGGCCGCGGGCGGGCTGCTGTGGTGCGCCGGGCGGATCCTGTATGCGTTGGGCTATTACCGCGATCCGAGCAAGCGCGAGCTGGGCTTCATCGTCGGCATGGTGGCGTGCGGCGCGCTCGTGGCCGGCAGTGCGATCGGGCTGTTGTCACAATGA
- a CDS encoding PEP-CTERM sorting domain-containing protein has protein sequence MYNNRNGPWDQGVYRGLEGMQGQAFSNNYGVPAIRVHGAGSANDVPEPASLALIGAGVLALGLRRRADK, from the coding sequence ATGTATAACAATCGAAACGGGCCTTGGGATCAAGGCGTCTACCGTGGACTGGAAGGCATGCAAGGGCAAGCTTTCAGCAACAATTACGGCGTACCGGCTATTCGCGTGCATGGCGCTGGCTCGGCGAATGATGTGCCGGAACCCGCCTCGCTCGCGTTGATCGGTGCCGGTGTGCTGGCGCTGGGTTTGCGCCGCCGCGCTGACAAGTAG
- a CDS encoding MgtC/SapB family protein → MTAPVSNDLVLTLPDLIGAYWSQAELATNALILLNLAGALALGLMVGYERSYHGRAAGMRTYGLVCMASCALTIVAGYPSHWFGGHGSSVALVDPTRVIQGVVTGIGFLGAGVIMRSGFNISGLTTAASIWSSSVIGILVGLGFYMAAMGLAFFSAMIMIYLNKAVGMLPSRHAVAVTLHFKPGVYPQEETLRRAALERGYEIAGGSLTISSEKGCQEWHFVALELAGKPGAPLSLLASELSTFEGVDGFQLSHARN, encoded by the coding sequence TTGACGGCTCCCGTATCGAACGACCTGGTCCTGACGCTGCCCGACCTGATCGGCGCGTACTGGTCGCAGGCGGAACTGGCCACGAATGCGCTGATCCTGTTGAACCTGGCGGGCGCGTTGGCGCTGGGTCTGATGGTCGGCTACGAGCGTTCCTACCACGGCCGCGCGGCGGGCATGCGCACGTATGGCCTCGTGTGCATGGCGTCGTGCGCGCTGACCATCGTCGCCGGCTATCCGAGCCACTGGTTCGGCGGGCACGGGTCGTCCGTGGCGCTCGTCGATCCGACGCGCGTGATCCAGGGCGTCGTGACGGGCATCGGCTTCCTCGGCGCCGGCGTGATCATGCGCTCGGGTTTCAACATCAGCGGCCTGACGACGGCGGCGTCGATCTGGTCGTCGTCCGTGATCGGCATCCTCGTCGGCCTCGGTTTCTACATGGCCGCGATGGGGCTCGCGTTCTTCTCCGCGATGATCATGATCTACCTGAACAAGGCGGTCGGGATGCTGCCGTCGCGCCACGCGGTGGCCGTCACGCTGCACTTCAAACCCGGCGTCTATCCGCAGGAAGAGACGTTGCGCCGCGCGGCGCTGGAACGCGGCTACGAAATCGCCGGCGGCTCGCTTACCATCTCCAGCGAGAAGGGCTGCCAGGAATGGCATTTCGTCGCGCTGGAACTGGCCGGCAAGCCGGGCGCGCCGCTGTCGCTGCTCGCCAGCGAACTGTCGACGTTCGAGGGCGTGGACGGCTTCCAGCTTTCGCACGCACGCAACTGA
- a CDS encoding DUF4266 domain-containing protein: MRNLILLVPALLALAGCATVQPWEKGKLAKPEMTFGGDKLETRYADHIYTSREAASGGAGVGGGGCGCN, encoded by the coding sequence ATGAGGAACCTGATCCTGCTCGTGCCGGCGCTGCTCGCGCTGGCGGGTTGCGCCACCGTGCAGCCGTGGGAAAAAGGCAAGCTGGCCAAGCCGGAGATGACCTTCGGCGGCGACAAGCTCGAGACCCGTTATGCCGACCATATCTATACGAGCCGCGAAGCCGCATCCGGCGGCGCGGGCGTAGGCGGCGGTGGATGTGGCTGCAACTGA
- a CDS encoding choice-of-anchor D domain-containing protein has translation MIGLHRSLHSVLAVAAVLAIVPAVHAADALNGKNLYLNGPTGGGTACASCHGPSPANNVNGILAAANNPSVITNAFAANKGGMGTLFNGRFTAAEIADLAAFIGNPTVTAAPAAAVNPASLSFAATTIGQSASPLATTLSNTGNAALTVGTLSLSGAAAGDYAINGGTCANGTSLAAGASCTVQVGFTPSAAGARSASLVIAHNATGGSSTVALSGTGNAVAQPTIALSANAIDFGALVAGTASPAQSVTVSNTGQATLTFSSIAVGGANANVFTLGGTCATATPVPAGGSCTVTVTANSSGNGAFSGNLALASNASNGAVSVPLSGTVAAAAPAVAASPSAVAFGTQAIGAQAATQSVTLANKGNVALALNGIAVSGASTVAIANNTCGTTLAVGASCTVTLAFAPTTSGTATATLTVTSNAAPLQVTISGTGTTAPAAKPTLSEAGPVAFADTQVGKSAAAHTVTLSNGGTAALKIASLVLDGAQASDFELKGTCAANASVAASASCTIDIGFKPTAAGQRAGTLVLMTDAGNQFTVALSGTGVAVPVPMLTVNPQSFDFGAADVNGTAPTHRITLTNTGANAATVTAATFSGPFALQADASGCAAVPFTLQPGTSCDLVVRFTPVGAGDTSGSLALAADGGGAWTVALSGKGNVQTVQSPQNAGGGGCSSIKNGNDPVLALLVVLSFGVLGWRRTVSKLSRKEVDQ, from the coding sequence ATGATCGGGCTGCATCGAAGTCTTCATTCTGTCCTCGCCGTCGCCGCCGTGCTCGCGATCGTCCCGGCCGTCCATGCCGCCGATGCATTGAACGGCAAGAACCTGTACCTGAACGGGCCGACCGGCGGCGGCACCGCCTGCGCGTCGTGCCACGGTCCTTCGCCGGCCAACAACGTCAACGGCATCCTCGCCGCGGCGAATAACCCGAGCGTGATCACCAATGCGTTCGCCGCCAACAAGGGCGGCATGGGCACGCTGTTCAACGGCCGCTTCACGGCCGCGGAGATCGCGGATCTCGCCGCCTTCATCGGCAACCCGACCGTGACCGCCGCGCCGGCGGCCGCGGTCAATCCGGCCTCGCTGAGTTTCGCGGCCACCACCATCGGCCAGTCGGCGTCGCCGCTCGCCACCACCTTGTCCAACACGGGCAACGCGGCGCTGACCGTCGGCACGTTGAGCCTGTCCGGCGCGGCCGCGGGCGATTACGCCATCAACGGCGGCACCTGCGCCAACGGCACATCGCTGGCGGCCGGCGCCAGTTGCACCGTGCAGGTCGGCTTCACGCCGTCCGCCGCCGGCGCGCGCAGTGCCTCGCTCGTCATCGCGCACAATGCGACGGGCGGTTCCAGCACCGTGGCCTTGAGCGGCACCGGCAACGCCGTCGCGCAGCCGACCATCGCGCTGTCGGCCAATGCCATCGACTTCGGTGCATTGGTCGCCGGTACCGCATCGCCCGCGCAGAGCGTCACGGTCAGCAACACGGGCCAGGCGACGCTGACTTTCTCCAGCATCGCCGTCGGCGGCGCCAACGCGAACGTGTTCACGTTGGGCGGCACCTGCGCCACGGCGACGCCGGTGCCGGCGGGCGGCAGCTGCACCGTGACCGTGACCGCGAACTCTTCCGGCAACGGCGCGTTCAGCGGCAATCTCGCCCTGGCGTCGAACGCGTCCAACGGCGCCGTGTCGGTGCCGTTGTCCGGCACCGTCGCCGCGGCCGCGCCGGCCGTCGCGGCCAGCCCGTCGGCCGTGGCGTTCGGCACGCAGGCGATCGGCGCGCAGGCCGCCACGCAGTCGGTCACGCTGGCGAACAAGGGCAATGTGGCGCTCGCGCTGAACGGCATCGCCGTGTCGGGCGCATCCACCGTCGCCATCGCCAACAACACGTGCGGCACGACCCTGGCCGTGGGCGCCAGCTGCACCGTGACCCTGGCCTTCGCGCCGACGACATCCGGCACGGCCACGGCCACGCTTACCGTGACGTCGAACGCGGCACCGCTGCAGGTGACGATCAGCGGCACGGGTACGACGGCGCCGGCGGCCAAGCCGACGTTGTCCGAAGCGGGCCCGGTCGCCTTCGCGGACACGCAAGTCGGCAAGAGTGCCGCGGCGCATACCGTCACGCTGTCGAACGGCGGCACGGCCGCGCTGAAAATCGCCTCGCTCGTGCTGGACGGCGCGCAGGCATCCGACTTCGAGTTGAAAGGGACCTGCGCGGCCAATGCATCGGTCGCCGCATCGGCCAGCTGCACCATCGACATCGGCTTCAAACCGACGGCCGCCGGCCAGCGCGCCGGAACCCTCGTGCTGATGACGGACGCCGGCAACCAGTTCACCGTCGCCCTGAGCGGGACCGGCGTCGCCGTGCCCGTGCCGATGCTGACGGTGAATCCGCAATCGTTCGACTTCGGCGCCGCCGACGTCAACGGCACGGCGCCCACGCACCGCATCACGCTGACCAACACGGGCGCCAATGCGGCAACGGTGACGGCGGCCACGTTCTCCGGTCCGTTCGCGCTGCAGGCCGATGCTTCCGGTTGCGCGGCCGTTCCGTTCACCTTGCAGCCGGGGACGAGCTGCGACCTGGTCGTGCGCTTCACCCCGGTCGGTGCGGGAGACACGTCCGGCAGCCTGGCGCTCGCGGCCGACGGTGGCGGTGCGTGGACCGTCGCGCTGAGCGGCAAGGGCAATGTGCAGACCGTGCAATCGCCGCAGAACGCCGGCGGTGGCGGCTGCTCCTCCATCAAGAACGGCAACGATCCGGTGCTGGCCTTGCTGGTGGTGCTGTCGTTCGGCGTGCTGGGATGGCGTCGCACGGTGAGCAAACTGAGTCGTAAAGAGGTGGACCAATGA
- a CDS encoding molybdopterin-dependent oxidoreductase, with amino-acid sequence MNKRQFLGTAAVAGAFPIAAHAAQPAERGPALLTVTGAIAHSNRGPLDPALDQMMHKHQVTFTTAWAFDYPSLMTLPQQTIRPTLEYDRKPHTLRGPLLTDVLARAGATLHDKGVLVLRAVDGYNVELPVAQARARRFIVATHVDGNPMPLGGLGPLWAVYDADRVPEMAALPLPQRFAACPWALYHVEVKG; translated from the coding sequence ATGAACAAACGCCAGTTCCTCGGTACCGCGGCGGTCGCGGGTGCCTTTCCCATCGCCGCGCATGCTGCCCAGCCGGCCGAGCGCGGCCCGGCGCTGCTGACGGTCACCGGCGCCATCGCGCACAGCAATCGCGGGCCGCTCGACCCGGCGCTGGACCAGATGATGCACAAGCACCAGGTCACGTTCACGACAGCCTGGGCCTTCGATTACCCCAGCTTAATGACCCTGCCGCAACAGACAATCCGTCCGACGCTGGAATACGACCGCAAGCCGCACACGCTGCGCGGTCCGCTGCTGACGGACGTGCTGGCGCGCGCCGGCGCCACGCTGCACGACAAGGGGGTGCTGGTGCTGCGCGCCGTGGACGGTTACAACGTCGAATTGCCGGTCGCCCAGGCGCGCGCGCGACGTTTCATCGTCGCGACGCACGTCGACGGCAATCCGATGCCGCTGGGAGGTCTGGGACCGCTATGGGCCGTGTACGACGCCGACCGGGTACCGGAGATGGCGGCGCTGCCGTTGCCGCAGCGCTTCGCCGCCTGCCCGTGGGCGTTGTATCACGTCGAGGTGAAGGGGTGA
- a CDS encoding alpha-ketoglutarate-dependent dioxygenase AlkB family protein: protein MDLVSIPIEDGELSMLAQLPMTISNAEILARLVDETPWRADTVVVYGKRYLQPRLTAWYGEASYTYSGLTLQPLPLTPLLEALRAAVEQATGRRYNSVLLNYYRDGADSMGMHSDDEPELGPQPAIASLSYGATRTFILRHKTNKRTVKLDLTDGSLLLMAGTLQAHWRHGINKTAKLVGPRLNLTFRFVS, encoded by the coding sequence ATGGATTTGGTAAGCATCCCTATCGAGGATGGCGAGCTGTCCATGCTGGCCCAGCTTCCCATGACGATCAGCAATGCCGAGATCCTCGCGCGTTTGGTGGATGAGACGCCGTGGCGCGCCGACACCGTCGTTGTGTACGGCAAGCGCTATCTGCAGCCCCGCCTGACGGCCTGGTATGGCGAGGCCAGCTATACATATTCCGGCCTGACGCTGCAACCGCTGCCGCTGACCCCGCTGCTGGAAGCGCTGCGCGCGGCGGTCGAGCAGGCGACGGGCCGGCGCTACAACAGCGTGCTGCTGAATTACTACCGCGACGGCGCCGACAGCATGGGCATGCACAGCGACGACGAACCGGAGCTGGGCCCGCAGCCCGCCATCGCCTCGCTCAGCTATGGCGCCACCCGCACCTTCATCCTGCGCCACAAGACGAATAAGCGCACCGTCAAGCTCGACCTGACAGATGGCAGCCTGCTGTTGATGGCCGGCACCCTGCAGGCACACTGGCGGCACGGCATCAACAAGACGGCCAAACTGGTTGGACCACGGCTCAACTTAACTTTTCGTTTCGTGAGCTAA
- a CDS encoding TlpA family protein disulfide reductase: MSARTTRVLRMAMVLAAALEASTASALDKGVPAPQFDLPGKDGTVQLAKFQGRLVYVDFWASWCGPCRQSFPWMNEMQARYGARGLQVVGVNLDAKSDDARRFLAETPARFTIAFDPAGATPRAYGIKGMPSSVLIGPDGKVLYEHAGFKEADRAELEQVIQKALGGAK, translated from the coding sequence ATGAGCGCCCGTACGACGCGCGTGCTGCGCATGGCAATGGTGCTGGCCGCGGCGCTGGAGGCATCGACCGCCAGTGCGCTCGACAAAGGCGTGCCGGCGCCGCAGTTCGACTTGCCGGGCAAGGACGGCACGGTGCAGCTGGCGAAGTTCCAGGGCCGGCTCGTGTACGTGGATTTCTGGGCCTCGTGGTGCGGCCCGTGCCGCCAGTCCTTCCCATGGATGAACGAGATGCAGGCGCGCTACGGCGCGCGCGGGCTGCAGGTCGTCGGCGTGAATCTCGACGCGAAAAGCGACGATGCGCGCCGCTTCCTCGCCGAGACGCCGGCACGCTTCACGATCGCGTTCGACCCGGCCGGCGCGACGCCGCGCGCCTACGGCATCAAGGGCATGCCGAGCAGCGTGTTGATCGGCCCGGACGGCAAGGTTCTGTACGAGCACGCGGGTTTTAAAGAGGCCGACCGCGCGGAGCTCGAACAGGTGATCCAGAAGGCGTTGGGAGGTGCGAAATGA
- a CDS encoding Rossmann-like and DUF2520 domain-containing protein yields MPTLNIVGAGHVGRVLGRLFAARGVFTVQDVQTRGIDSARDAVAFIGAGAPVDGAVRPADVWMLAVADDAIGPVAAALAQSAPVDGAVVFHCSGAKASSELDALRRAGALVASVHPVRSFADPAAVAAAFDGTFCGVEGDAAALAVLLPAFEAIGARPVQIDPAAKTVYHAAAVFASNYLVTVMDAALRAYQAAGIPADVARELARPLATETLSNVLRLGPEAALSGPIARGDAATVARQHAAVAAWDGPTGTLYDALATATWDLARRKWTFDSPGFTSLNIGLT; encoded by the coding sequence ATGCCGACCCTGAACATCGTCGGCGCGGGCCATGTGGGGCGCGTCCTCGGCAGGTTGTTCGCGGCGCGCGGCGTATTCACTGTCCAAGATGTGCAAACGCGCGGCATCGACAGCGCGCGCGACGCCGTCGCCTTCATCGGTGCCGGCGCACCCGTCGACGGCGCCGTGCGGCCGGCCGACGTGTGGATGCTGGCCGTGGCGGACGATGCCATCGGACCGGTCGCCGCCGCGCTGGCGCAATCGGCACCGGTGGACGGCGCCGTCGTATTCCACTGCAGCGGCGCGAAGGCGTCGAGCGAACTGGATGCGCTGCGCCGCGCGGGCGCCCTGGTCGCGAGCGTGCATCCGGTGCGCAGCTTCGCCGACCCGGCGGCGGTCGCGGCGGCGTTCGACGGCACGTTCTGCGGCGTGGAGGGCGATGCCGCCGCGCTGGCGGTTCTGCTGCCTGCGTTCGAGGCGATCGGCGCGCGGCCCGTGCAAATCGACCCGGCCGCCAAGACCGTGTATCACGCGGCCGCCGTGTTCGCGTCGAACTACCTGGTCACCGTCATGGACGCGGCGCTGCGCGCCTACCAGGCCGCCGGCATCCCGGCCGACGTGGCGCGCGAACTGGCGCGGCCGCTCGCGACCGAAACGTTATCGAATGTGCTGCGACTGGGGCCGGAAGCGGCGCTGTCCGGGCCGATCGCACGCGGCGACGCGGCGACGGTGGCGCGCCAGCACGCGGCCGTCGCGGCCTGGGATGGCCCGACGGGAACCTTGTACGACGCGCTCGCCACGGCGACGTGGGACCTGGCCCGGCGCAAGTGGACTTTCGATTCCCCGGGTTTTACATCACTGAACATCGGACTTACCTGA
- a CDS encoding porin family protein — protein sequence MKKLIVALIAGTAAMGAAQAQTTQTQPRAYVGVGIATADHENSSVGGLSNFSSDGYKASGKIFGGYEFDQNWGAEAGYTDFRNSNFNYSNNGTNASGRTKGSSYYIAGKYNMPVNDQFAVYGKLGLQHSERKLESAALNLKNTDTGAYGAVGVQYNLNQQVALTAEYERYGKSKDFGAKADVWTVGARYSF from the coding sequence ATGAAAAAGCTTATCGTTGCACTGATCGCAGGTACTGCCGCCATGGGCGCGGCCCAAGCCCAAACCACCCAGACCCAACCGCGCGCCTATGTGGGCGTCGGCATCGCCACGGCGGACCACGAGAATTCGTCGGTCGGTGGTCTGAGCAATTTCAGCAGCGACGGCTACAAGGCCTCGGGCAAGATTTTCGGTGGTTATGAATTCGACCAGAATTGGGGTGCTGAAGCGGGCTACACCGATTTCCGCAATTCCAATTTCAACTACAGTAACAACGGCACGAACGCGAGCGGCCGCACGAAGGGCTCCAGCTACTATATCGCCGGCAAGTACAACATGCCGGTGAACGACCAGTTCGCCGTGTACGGCAAGCTGGGCCTGCAGCACAGCGAGCGCAAGCTGGAAAGTGCCGCCCTGAACCTCAAGAACACCGACACCGGCGCCTATGGCGCCGTCGGCGTGCAGTACAACCTCAACCAGCAGGTTGCGCTGACCGCCGAGTATGAGCGCTACGGCAAGAGCAAGGATTTCGGCGCCAAGGCCGACGTCTGGACCGTGGGTGCACGCTATAGCTTCTAA
- a CDS encoding aminopeptidase P family protein has product MPAPDTTHVRAERLARLRAAMARHHVDAFIVPSADPHLSEYLPGRWKGREWLSGFTGSVGTFIATNDFAGVWTDGRYYTQAEQELAGTAIQLMKIPSGASLLHIDWLAENMDEGRTVAVDARVLGLSVARLLGDALAARGVKLRTDLDLLDEIWTDRPGLPPEPVYEHVAPYAVLARADKLHATRNAMAKLGGERHFISTLDDIAYLFNLRGADVSFNPVFLAHALVESTGATLFVADGKIDASLRARLEQDGVRVAPYDQAQQALAALPADSSLLIDPRRVTAGMRAAVPAHVRVVEAINPTTFAKSRKLEAEMDHVRDTMEQDGAALCEFFAELEATLADADRAPLNEVHIDERITAARARRPGFISPSFGTIAGFNANGAIMHYRAAPEHCAVIEGDGLLLIDSGGQYLGGTTDITRVVPVGTPSSAQKRDFTLVLKGMIALSVARFPRGTKGPMLDALARAPIWAAGIDYGHGTGHGVGYFLNVHEGPQVISPSAPPEPHTALEPGMITSNEPGIYRPGQWGIRIENLVLTRVVGDEGFGEFLGFETLTLCPIDTRCIDLSLMRGDEVAWLNDYHRSVRARLLPHVSGAARDWLELRTKEI; this is encoded by the coding sequence ATGCCAGCACCTGACACTACCCACGTGCGCGCCGAGCGCCTTGCCCGGCTGCGCGCCGCGATGGCGCGCCACCACGTCGACGCCTTCATCGTGCCGTCCGCCGATCCGCACCTGTCCGAATACCTGCCCGGCCGTTGGAAAGGCCGCGAGTGGCTGTCCGGCTTCACGGGCTCCGTCGGCACGTTCATCGCCACGAACGACTTCGCCGGCGTCTGGACGGATGGCCGCTATTACACGCAGGCGGAGCAGGAATTGGCCGGCACGGCAATCCAGCTGATGAAGATCCCGTCCGGCGCGAGCCTGCTGCATATCGACTGGCTGGCGGAGAACATGGACGAAGGCCGGACCGTCGCCGTCGACGCGCGCGTGCTGGGCTTGTCCGTCGCGCGTCTGCTCGGTGATGCGCTCGCCGCGCGCGGTGTGAAGCTGCGCACCGACCTCGACCTGCTCGACGAGATCTGGACCGACCGCCCGGGTCTCCCGCCCGAGCCGGTCTACGAACACGTGGCGCCGTACGCCGTGCTCGCTCGCGCCGATAAACTGCACGCGACGCGCAATGCGATGGCGAAGCTGGGCGGCGAACGTCATTTCATCTCGACCCTCGACGACATCGCCTACCTGTTCAACCTGCGCGGCGCGGACGTCAGCTTCAATCCCGTGTTCCTCGCGCACGCGCTCGTGGAATCGACCGGCGCCACGCTGTTCGTCGCCGACGGCAAGATCGATGCAAGCCTGCGCGCGCGCCTCGAGCAGGATGGGGTGCGTGTCGCGCCGTACGACCAGGCGCAGCAAGCGCTGGCCGCGCTGCCGGCCGACAGCAGCCTGCTGATCGACCCGCGCCGCGTCACGGCCGGCATGCGCGCCGCCGTGCCGGCGCACGTGCGCGTCGTCGAAGCCATCAATCCGACGACGTTTGCGAAATCGCGCAAGCTCGAAGCCGAGATGGACCACGTGCGCGACACGATGGAACAGGACGGCGCCGCCCTGTGCGAATTTTTCGCGGAGCTCGAAGCGACGCTGGCGGATGCCGACCGCGCGCCGCTGAACGAGGTCCACATCGACGAACGGATCACGGCGGCACGCGCGCGCCGTCCCGGCTTCATCAGCCCCAGCTTCGGCACCATCGCCGGCTTCAATGCCAACGGCGCGATCATGCATTATCGGGCCGCGCCGGAGCACTGCGCCGTGATCGAAGGCGACGGCCTGCTTCTGATCGACTCCGGCGGCCAGTACCTGGGCGGCACGACGGACATCACGCGCGTCGTCCCCGTCGGCACGCCGTCCAGTGCCCAAAAGCGCGATTTCACGCTGGTGCTGAAAGGGATGATCGCCCTGTCCGTCGCGCGCTTCCCGCGCGGGACGAAAGGCCCGATGCTCGATGCGCTGGCGCGCGCCCCGATCTGGGCCGCCGGCATCGACTACGGCCACGGCACCGGCCACGGCGTCGGCTACTTCCTTAACGTGCACGAGGGCCCGCAAGTGATCTCGCCGTCCGCACCGCCGGAGCCGCATACGGCGCTGGAACCGGGCATGATCACGTCGAACGAGCCGGGCATCTATCGTCCGGGCCAGTGGGGCATCCGCATCGAGAACCTCGTGCTGACGCGCGTCGTGGGCGACGAAGGCTTCGGCGAATTCCTCGGCTTCGAAACGTTGACCCTGTGTCCGATCGACACCCGCTGCATCGACCTGTCGCTGATGCGCGGCGACGAGGTCGCGTGGCTCAACGATTACCACCGCAGCGTGCGCGCGCGCCTGCTGCCGCACGTGAGCGGCGCCGCGCGCGACTGGCTCGAACTGCGTACCAAGGAGATCTGA
- a CDS encoding REP-associated tyrosine transposase: protein MTNYRDNRVPGGTFFFTVRLLDRDSTLLTDHFSAFGEAMRQARIRKPFHVDAWVVLPNHAHAIWTLPPGDHDCASRWRAVKIAFSKALHKACLPGGARTKGDAGTGDGTIWERHYRDYRVGDDEEYASLIDYVHSNPMRHGFCQHPAEWPWSSLHRFLAAGFTPPALPLAPPPWMWPAGQPAKIRGQSPF, encoded by the coding sequence ATGACAAACTACCGCGACAACCGGGTCCCGGGCGGGACTTTTTTCTTCACGGTGCGTCTGCTGGATCGGGACAGCACCTTACTCACGGACCATTTCTCGGCATTCGGCGAGGCAATGCGCCAGGCGCGCATCCGCAAGCCGTTCCACGTCGATGCCTGGGTCGTGCTGCCGAACCACGCGCACGCGATCTGGACCCTGCCGCCGGGCGACCACGACTGCGCGTCGCGCTGGCGCGCCGTCAAGATCGCCTTTTCCAAGGCTTTGCATAAAGCCTGCCTGCCGGGCGGCGCGAGGACCAAGGGCGATGCCGGCACGGGCGACGGCACCATCTGGGAACGCCATTACCGCGACTATCGCGTGGGCGACGACGAGGAATATGCGAGCCTGATCGACTACGTGCACAGCAATCCGATGCGCCACGGCTTTTGCCAGCATCCGGCGGAATGGCCGTGGTCGTCGCTGCACCGGTTCCTCGCCGCGGGCTTCACGCCGCCCGCCCTGCCGCTCGCGCCGCCGCCATGGATGTGGCCGGCGGGCCAGCCGGCAAAAATCCGGGGTCAGAGCCCTTTTTAG